Proteins from a single region of Abyssalbus ytuae:
- a CDS encoding aspartate-semialdehyde dehydrogenase has translation MRVAVVGATGMVGEVMLKVLEERSFPVSELIPVASEKSVGKELEFNGKKYKVIGLADAVAAKPDVALFSAGGGTSLEWAPKFAEVGTTVIDNSSAWRMNTDKKLVVPEINASSLTTEDKIIANPNCSTIQLVMALAPLHDKYKIKRVVVSTYQSITGTGVKAVKQLENEYAGVKDEMAYPYQIHRNALPHCDVFEENGYTKEEMKLVRETQKILNDKSIAVTATAIRIPVVGGHSESVNIQFENDFELSDIRKILNDTPGVTLQDNPDTNTYPMPIYAQGKDDVFVGRIRRDESQPNTVNMWIVADNLRKGAATNAVQIAEYLVEKNIL, from the coding sequence ATGAGAGTAGCAGTAGTAGGCGCTACCGGCATGGTAGGCGAAGTAATGCTTAAAGTTCTTGAAGAACGTAGTTTTCCGGTTTCTGAATTAATTCCTGTAGCTTCAGAAAAATCTGTTGGTAAAGAATTAGAATTTAACGGAAAAAAATATAAGGTTATCGGTCTTGCCGATGCAGTAGCGGCTAAACCGGATGTAGCCCTGTTTTCAGCAGGTGGTGGCACATCATTAGAATGGGCCCCAAAATTTGCGGAAGTTGGAACTACCGTAATAGATAATTCATCGGCCTGGAGAATGAATACTGATAAAAAACTGGTGGTTCCGGAAATCAATGCATCATCTCTTACAACCGAGGATAAAATAATAGCCAACCCTAACTGTTCGACGATACAACTGGTTATGGCCCTGGCCCCGCTACATGATAAATACAAGATAAAAAGAGTAGTAGTCTCAACCTACCAATCTATAACCGGTACCGGTGTTAAAGCAGTAAAACAGTTAGAAAATGAATACGCCGGTGTAAAAGATGAAATGGCTTATCCATATCAAATACACAGAAATGCTCTGCCGCACTGTGATGTGTTTGAAGAAAACGGGTATACCAAAGAAGAAATGAAATTAGTTCGCGAAACTCAAAAGATATTAAATGACAAGTCTATTGCTGTAACTGCAACCGCAATACGTATACCTGTGGTGGGAGGGCACAGTGAATCAGTAAATATTCAGTTTGAAAATGATTTTGAATTATCAGACATAAGAAAAATATTAAATGACACTCCCGGGGTAACGTTACAGGATAATCCGGATACTAATACCTACCCTATGCCTATATATGCACAAGGCAAGGATGACGTTTTTGTAGGAAGGATACGAAGGGACGAATCTCAACCCAATACTGTAAATATGTGGATAGTTGCCGACAACCTGAGAAAAGGCGCTGCTACCAATGCAGTTCAGATTGCCGAATACCTGGTAGAAAAAAATATATTGTAA
- the alr gene encoding alanine racemase yields MPKVTETVLEINLKNLKQNLEFLKSKIKPETKFLAVVKAFGYGSDSVEISKYLEKSGVDYFAVAYTTEGITLRNAGIKTPILVLHPLPSHFKEIVEYNLEPNLYNRKVLTEFIECAKKLSQINFPIHIKFNTGLNRLGFREEHIEFISQQVNSTDAIKIQSVFSHLVASEDLNEKYFTLNQIEKFKTIAAKLSGQIGYTPVMHQLNTSGILNYANEGQFDMVRSGIGLYGYGNDTKHNECLKPIATLKTVISQIHYIEKGESVGYNRAFIARQPVKTATLPIGHADGIGRQYGNGKGFVTIHGKKAYIIGNVCMDMLMVDITGIECEEGDEVIIFGENITAEDLAATADTISYELITDVSHRIKRVFLR; encoded by the coding sequence ATGCCTAAAGTAACAGAAACTGTTTTAGAGATTAATCTGAAAAACCTGAAACAAAATCTAGAATTTCTAAAATCTAAAATAAAACCCGAAACAAAATTTCTGGCGGTTGTAAAAGCTTTTGGTTATGGCAGCGATTCTGTAGAAATTTCAAAATATCTTGAAAAATCAGGAGTTGATTATTTTGCTGTAGCCTATACAACCGAAGGGATAACGTTACGGAACGCCGGTATTAAGACCCCCATCTTAGTGTTACACCCACTCCCTTCCCACTTTAAAGAGATTGTTGAATATAACCTGGAGCCTAACTTATACAACCGGAAAGTTTTAACTGAATTTATTGAGTGTGCCAAAAAACTCAGCCAAATTAATTTTCCGATACATATTAAATTTAATACAGGGTTAAACAGACTGGGGTTTCGAGAAGAGCATATAGAGTTTATTTCCCAACAGGTAAATAGTACAGATGCAATAAAAATACAATCCGTTTTTTCACATCTTGTGGCTTCCGAAGATCTTAACGAAAAATATTTTACTTTAAACCAGATTGAAAAATTTAAAACCATTGCCGCAAAATTGTCCGGGCAAATAGGATATACCCCTGTTATGCACCAGTTAAATACATCAGGAATTCTCAATTATGCTAATGAGGGTCAATTTGATATGGTGAGAAGCGGAATAGGCTTATACGGTTACGGTAATGATACTAAACACAATGAGTGCTTAAAACCCATAGCTACACTTAAAACTGTGATTTCACAAATTCACTATATAGAAAAGGGGGAAAGTGTAGGTTATAACAGGGCATTTATTGCCAGGCAACCTGTAAAAACTGCTACTCTTCCCATAGGTCACGCAGATGGCATTGGAAGGCAATACGGTAACGGAAAAGGATTCGTAACCATTCATGGAAAAAAAGCTTATATTATAGGGAATGTTTGTATGGATATGTTAATGGTAGATATTACCGGTATTGAATGTGAAGAAGGTGACGAAGTAATTATTTTTGGAGAAAATATTACTGCCGAAGATTTAGCAGCTACAGCTGATACTATTTCATACGAATTAATAACGGATGTATCTCATCGGATAAAACGTGTGTTTCTTCGATAA
- a CDS encoding thymidine kinase — protein MFLENTVNHKEQFGWIEVICGSMFSGKTEELIRRLKRAQFARQKVEIFKPAIDVRYNEEMVVSHDDNEIRSTPVPAAANIRILADSCDVVGIDEAQFFDDEIVTVCNDLANRGIRVIVAGLDMDFKGNPFGPMPALMATAEYVTKVHAVCTRTGNLANYSFRKSSNDKLVLLGETEEYEPLSRAAFYKAMLREKVSKMEVNDPEEISNKKDTKSKDA, from the coding sequence ATGTTTCTTGAAAATACGGTAAATCATAAAGAACAATTTGGGTGGATAGAAGTAATTTGCGGATCGATGTTTTCCGGTAAAACCGAGGAGCTAATACGTAGACTTAAACGTGCACAATTTGCAAGGCAAAAAGTAGAAATTTTTAAACCGGCTATAGATGTAAGGTATAATGAAGAAATGGTAGTGTCTCATGATGATAACGAGATACGGTCTACACCAGTTCCGGCAGCTGCTAATATTAGAATACTTGCCGACAGTTGTGATGTTGTAGGTATAGATGAAGCCCAGTTTTTTGATGACGAGATAGTTACAGTATGCAATGACCTTGCCAACAGGGGCATAAGAGTTATTGTGGCCGGATTGGATATGGATTTTAAAGGAAATCCTTTTGGCCCCATGCCGGCTCTTATGGCTACTGCAGAATATGTAACCAAAGTACATGCCGTTTGTACCAGAACAGGAAATCTTGCCAACTATAGTTTTAGAAAATCCAGTAACGACAAATTGGTTCTTTTAGGTGAAACAGAAGAATATGAACCCCTTAGCAGAGCTGCTTTTTACAAAGCTATGCTTAGAGAGAAAGTTAGTAAAATGGAAGTGAATGATCCTGAAGAGATCTCAAATAAAAAAGATACCAAGTCTAAAGATGCCTAA
- the mscL gene encoding large conductance mechanosensitive channel protein MscL, with translation MGFLKDFKSFLMKGDIVSLATAVVIGGAFNLVVNSAVNDILMPIVGVLTGGTDFTQKFIALDGNSYESLAAAQEADAAVITYGNLIQAIINFIIVGLFIYVFLKAYERTKKKEEAAAPAGPSQTDLLMEIRDELKKQNK, from the coding sequence ATGGGTTTTTTAAAAGATTTCAAATCCTTTTTAATGAAAGGAGACATCGTAAGCCTGGCAACAGCGGTTGTAATAGGTGGGGCATTTAATCTGGTTGTAAATTCTGCCGTAAACGATATTTTAATGCCAATTGTAGGTGTTTTAACTGGTGGAACAGATTTTACTCAAAAGTTTATAGCACTAGACGGAAACAGTTACGAATCGTTGGCAGCTGCCCAGGAAGCCGATGCAGCAGTAATTACTTATGGTAATTTAATACAGGCAATTATCAACTTTATTATTGTAGGCCTTTTTATTTATGTGTTCCTTAAAGCCTACGAAAGAACCAAGAAAAAAGAAGAAGCTGCTGCTCCTGCAGGTCCCAGTCAAACCGATTTACTTATGGAAATTCGTGACGAACTTAAAAAACAAAATAAATAG
- the rsmI gene encoding 16S rRNA (cytidine(1402)-2'-O)-methyltransferase, producing the protein MSKLYIVPTPIGNLEDMTYRAVKILKEADVILAEDTRTSGKLLKHFEINTPMQSHHMHNEHKTVETIVKKIKGGETIALISDAGTPAISDPGFLLTRTCVENNVEVECLPGATAFVPALVNSGLPNDKFVFEGFLPVKKGRQTRLKLLAEETRTMVFYESPHKLIKTLTDFVIYFGENRLISVSRELTKLHEETVRGTVKDILEYYEKKPPRGEIVIVVGGKSN; encoded by the coding sequence ATGAGTAAACTATATATAGTTCCTACACCTATAGGAAATCTTGAAGATATGACTTATAGGGCAGTAAAAATTTTAAAGGAAGCCGATGTCATACTCGCTGAAGATACCAGAACGAGTGGCAAACTTTTAAAACATTTTGAAATTAATACCCCCATGCAAAGTCATCATATGCATAACGAGCATAAAACTGTTGAAACTATTGTAAAAAAAATAAAAGGGGGAGAAACAATAGCCCTTATAAGTGATGCAGGAACTCCGGCTATATCCGATCCGGGGTTTTTATTAACCCGTACCTGCGTAGAAAACAACGTGGAGGTGGAGTGCTTACCCGGCGCAACAGCTTTTGTACCTGCTTTGGTAAACAGTGGTTTGCCCAATGATAAATTTGTATTTGAAGGCTTTTTACCGGTAAAAAAAGGACGACAAACCCGTTTAAAACTACTTGCCGAAGAAACCCGCACCATGGTATTTTACGAATCGCCTCATAAACTTATAAAAACGCTCACTGATTTTGTTATTTATTTTGGCGAAAACCGGTTAATCTCGGTGTCACGGGAACTTACAAAACTTCATGAAGAAACAGTTAGGGGTACCGTAAAAGATATTTTGGAGTATTACGAAAAAAAACCTCCCAGAGGAGAAATAGTAATTGTTGTTGGGGGGAAAAGTAATTAA
- the folB gene encoding dihydroneopterin aldolase, whose amino-acid sequence MGIIKIKNIQVYAYHGCLVEEGKIGSDYRVDVSVKANLQPSAQSDNLKDTVDYVHINRIVKEEMAIRSKLLEHVARRILRRIFDEISIADESTIEVSKINPPIGGNVEMVTIEMTLKREN is encoded by the coding sequence ATGGGAATAATTAAAATAAAAAACATTCAGGTATATGCTTACCATGGGTGCCTTGTTGAAGAAGGTAAAATAGGGAGTGACTACAGGGTAGACGTATCGGTAAAAGCAAATTTACAGCCATCCGCGCAATCGGATAATTTAAAAGACACGGTTGATTATGTTCATATTAACCGTATTGTTAAAGAAGAAATGGCCATACGGTCTAAATTACTGGAACATGTTGCCAGACGCATTTTAAGACGCATTTTTGACGAGATCAGCATTGCAGATGAGTCTACCATAGAAGTATCTAAAATAAACCCTCCTATAGGCGGAAATGTAGAAATGGTGACTATAGAGATGACTCTGAAGAGAGAAAATTGA
- a CDS encoding Dabb family protein: MKKLFFILTLLILATMSSCNNKQQVIKGNFIHSVYFWLKNPDSETDRIAFETSLKKFINSSEFIIQKHIGSPATTNRQVIDNSYTYSLILTFENKEMQDKYQEENVHKIFIKESEHLWEKVLVYDSENSL; the protein is encoded by the coding sequence ATGAAAAAATTATTTTTCATATTAACCCTCCTAATTTTAGCCACTATGTCTTCATGTAATAACAAACAACAGGTTATAAAAGGCAATTTTATACATTCCGTATATTTTTGGTTAAAAAATCCTGATAGTGAAACTGACAGAATCGCTTTTGAAACATCACTGAAGAAATTTATAAACAGTTCAGAATTTATTATTCAAAAACATATAGGCAGTCCGGCCACCACTAACAGGCAGGTAATTGACAATTCATACACCTACAGCCTGATATTAACGTTTGAAAACAAAGAAATGCAGGATAAATACCAGGAAGAAAATGTACATAAAATTTTCATTAAAGAGTCAGAACATCTCTGGGAAAAAGTACTGGTATATGATTCGGAAAATTCACTATGA
- a CDS encoding prolyl oligopeptidase family serine peptidase has protein sequence MKKITILLFASGVIFSCNENNSKNETTLKYPTTKKVDSADVYFNTEVKDPYRWLEDDRSEETAQWVKNQNEVTYGYLEKIPYRDQLKKRIEQQWNYEKLTAPFKEGEYTYYYKNNGLQNQYVVYRKKGDSNEEEVFLDPNTFSEDGTTSLMGLSFSKSGKLAAYSISEGGSDWRKVIVMDAEKKEITEDTLVDVKFSGIAWKGDEGFFYSSYDKPEGSELSAKTDQHKLYYHKLGTKQADDKLIFGGTEEEKHRYVGGNVTEDDKYLVISAATSTSGNKLFIKDLDKPESKLVSMVNNTDSDNYIIDNDGTKLFIVTNLNAPNQKIVTADASNPTPDNWKDFIPETENVLTPSKGAGYFFAEYMVDAISKVFQYDYKGNLIREVKLPGLGSVGGFSAKKDDKIIYYSFTSYNTPGKIYSYNPETNETNTYWTPNIDFNSDEYESKQVFYHSKDSTKIPMIITYKKGIELNGKNPTILYGYGGFNISLTPSFNTLNSVWLEQGGIYAVPNLRGGGEYGKKWHVAGTKMQKQNVFDDFIAAAEYLIENKYTSPEYLAIRGGSNGGLLVGATMTQRPELFKVAVPAVGVLDMLRYHKFTAGAGWAYDYGTSEESEEMFNYIKAYSPVHNVKEGTNYPATLITTGDHDDRVVPAHSFKFAAELQEKQSGNNPTLIRIETKAGHGAGRPTSMYIDEYADVFGFILYNMGFKELPNQSVLKDLKE, from the coding sequence ATGAAAAAAATAACCATCTTATTATTCGCTTCAGGTGTCATTTTTTCCTGTAATGAGAATAATTCTAAAAACGAAACAACATTGAAGTACCCTACGACAAAAAAAGTAGACTCTGCCGATGTTTACTTTAACACCGAGGTTAAAGATCCCTACAGGTGGCTGGAAGATGACCGTTCCGAAGAAACTGCCCAATGGGTAAAAAATCAAAATGAAGTAACCTATGGCTATCTGGAAAAAATACCTTACAGGGATCAGCTGAAAAAAAGGATTGAACAGCAGTGGAACTATGAAAAACTTACCGCTCCTTTTAAAGAAGGTGAGTATACATATTATTACAAAAACAACGGTTTACAAAACCAGTATGTGGTGTACCGCAAAAAAGGCGACAGTAATGAAGAAGAAGTCTTTCTGGACCCTAATACCTTTTCTGAAGACGGGACTACTTCATTAATGGGATTAAGTTTTTCAAAAAGTGGTAAACTTGCTGCTTATTCTATCTCCGAAGGGGGCAGCGACTGGAGAAAGGTAATTGTAATGGATGCTGAAAAAAAGGAAATTACAGAAGATACCTTAGTAGATGTTAAGTTTAGTGGTATTGCGTGGAAAGGTGATGAAGGCTTTTTTTACTCAAGTTACGACAAGCCGGAAGGTAGTGAGTTGTCTGCAAAAACCGATCAGCACAAGTTATATTATCATAAATTAGGTACAAAACAAGCTGACGATAAGCTCATATTCGGGGGTACCGAAGAAGAAAAACACCGGTATGTAGGCGGGAATGTAACCGAAGACGACAAATACCTGGTAATTTCGGCTGCTACATCAACTTCAGGAAATAAGTTATTTATTAAAGACCTTGACAAACCTGAAAGCAAGTTGGTATCTATGGTTAATAATACAGACAGCGACAATTATATAATAGACAATGACGGTACAAAGCTGTTTATAGTTACCAATTTAAATGCTCCCAATCAAAAAATTGTAACTGCTGATGCATCTAATCCCACCCCTGATAACTGGAAAGATTTTATTCCTGAAACAGAAAATGTTTTAACCCCTTCCAAAGGAGCAGGTTACTTTTTTGCAGAATATATGGTAGATGCCATTTCCAAAGTTTTTCAATATGATTACAAAGGAAATTTAATAAGGGAAGTAAAACTACCCGGCCTGGGTAGCGTAGGGGGTTTTTCAGCTAAAAAAGATGATAAGATTATATATTATTCATTCACCAGTTATAATACCCCGGGTAAAATATATTCGTATAATCCCGAAACCAATGAAACAAACACATACTGGACACCAAATATAGATTTTAACAGTGATGAATACGAGTCAAAACAGGTGTTTTATCATTCAAAGGACAGCACCAAAATTCCTATGATTATAACTTATAAAAAAGGAATTGAACTCAATGGTAAAAACCCTACCATACTTTACGGGTATGGAGGATTTAATATCAGCCTTACCCCTTCCTTTAACACCTTAAACTCAGTGTGGCTGGAACAAGGAGGCATTTATGCGGTACCTAACCTCAGAGGGGGTGGAGAATATGGCAAAAAATGGCATGTAGCCGGAACAAAAATGCAAAAGCAAAATGTTTTTGACGATTTCATAGCCGCTGCCGAATATTTAATTGAAAACAAATACACATCGCCGGAATATCTTGCCATAAGAGGAGGATCAAACGGAGGCCTGCTTGTGGGTGCTACTATGACACAGCGTCCCGAGCTTTTTAAAGTAGCCGTTCCTGCCGTTGGGGTATTAGATATGCTTCGCTATCATAAGTTTACAGCCGGCGCCGGATGGGCGTATGATTACGGAACCTCGGAAGAAAGTGAGGAAATGTTCAATTATATTAAAGCATATTCCCCTGTTCATAATGTAAAAGAAGGCACAAATTATCCCGCCACATTAATTACTACCGGCGATCATGACGACAGGGTGGTTCCTGCCCACAGTTTTAAATTTGCTGCCGAATTACAGGAAAAACAAAGTGGTAATAATCCAACGCTCATACGTATTGAAACCAAAGCAGGGCACGGAGCAGGAAGACCCACCTCCATGTATATTGATGAATATGCCGATGTGTTCGGGTTTATTTTATACAATATGGGCTTTAAAGAACTTCCAAACCAATCGGTATTAAAAGATTTAAAAGAATAG
- a CDS encoding OsmC family protein: MASHKVVTTWKGGMRMESDNPSGHNLFIEADPEFGGQGQGLRPKALMLSSLAGCSGLDVASLIKKMKLEVDDFSIDVEGELTDEHPKYYHTVHVEYHFYGKDLNESKLQKAVDLSVERYCGVMEMFRKFAQMNIKTFFHNS, encoded by the coding sequence ATGGCATCTCATAAAGTAGTTACTACATGGAAAGGTGGTATGAGGATGGAAAGTGATAACCCCTCAGGACACAATTTATTTATTGAAGCTGACCCGGAATTTGGAGGACAAGGACAAGGGTTAAGACCAAAGGCATTGATGCTTAGTTCATTGGCAGGATGTTCAGGTCTGGATGTAGCTTCTCTTATTAAAAAAATGAAGCTTGAAGTAGATGATTTCAGTATAGATGTTGAAGGAGAATTAACCGATGAACACCCTAAATATTATCATACTGTTCATGTTGAATATCATTTTTACGGAAAAGACCTTAATGAAAGTAAATTGCAAAAAGCAGTCGATTTATCCGTAGAAAGGTATTGTGGAGTGATGGAAATGTTCAGGAAATTCGCCCAGATGAATATTAAAACTTTTTTCCATAATTCATAA
- a CDS encoding PorP/SprF family type IX secretion system membrane protein — translation MKKIFYSILALASGMAVTAQEVTLPPTTQYLADNPFLIAPTYAGIGDHMKIRMSGLTQWVGVEDAPDTQSIGSDVRLGNKSGLGLVLYNDRNGNTMQSGAKASFAHHLTIDQYDDHFLSFGISYLVNQFKIKQEAFEEYLATNPDPSINSNRSIINHNFEAGFLYRFNGFYLSFNATNLLNKNEDIFSTFEPNELRSYYIYAGYKYRRRRNSPLELEPSVFYQLFESDGRSSTDINFKARFWDFEDYYWAGISYRFLNDQFGDPLNIGPMVGLKKGNFYFAYSYQVILNEISGFNSGSHMITLGLDVFQGISNCRCTF, via the coding sequence ATGAAGAAGATATTTTATAGCATATTAGCACTGGCTTCAGGTATGGCAGTCACGGCACAGGAAGTTACCCTCCCGCCAACCACACAATACCTTGCCGACAACCCTTTTTTGATTGCACCAACCTACGCAGGTATTGGTGATCATATGAAAATTAGAATGAGTGGATTAACTCAGTGGGTTGGTGTGGAAGATGCTCCCGATACCCAGTCAATAGGGTCGGATGTGAGATTAGGAAATAAATCAGGTCTGGGACTCGTTCTGTATAATGACAGAAATGGAAATACTATGCAAAGCGGGGCAAAGGCATCCTTTGCCCACCACCTTACTATTGATCAGTATGATGATCATTTCCTTTCATTTGGTATTTCATACCTGGTAAATCAGTTTAAAATAAAGCAGGAAGCTTTTGAAGAGTATCTGGCTACCAACCCTGACCCCTCAATAAACAGTAACCGATCCATCATTAACCATAATTTTGAAGCCGGTTTTTTATACAGGTTTAACGGGTTTTATTTAAGTTTTAATGCCACAAACCTTTTAAATAAAAACGAGGATATTTTTTCAACTTTCGAACCCAATGAGCTAAGGAGTTATTATATATATGCCGGTTATAAATACAGAAGGAGAAGGAATAGCCCTTTAGAACTGGAGCCTTCGGTTTTTTACCAGCTTTTTGAGAGTGACGGAAGGTCCAGTACCGATATTAATTTTAAAGCCAGGTTCTGGGATTTTGAAGATTACTATTGGGCAGGCATATCCTACCGTTTTTTAAACGATCAGTTTGGTGACCCTCTTAATATTGGTCCTATGGTAGGTTTAAAGAAAGGTAATTTTTATTTTGCCTATTCCTACCAGGTTATTTTAAATGAAATATCAGGATTTAACAGCGGTTCTCATATGATTACTTTAGGGCTTGATGTATTTCAGGGAATCAGTAATTGTAGATGTACCTTCTAA